A region from the Marinobacter sp. SS13-12 genome encodes:
- a CDS encoding MAPEG family protein codes for MIVPVSAVFAAVLGLLLLVLSGMVSRFRLKYQKSLGVTDDRDFEAAVRAQANLVEYAPLGLVMLAIAELNGVPSGMVYWTGMAFVVGRVLHAFGMINGRGGPHIARMTGILLTWAGILAIALLLLWNVFQVYG; via the coding sequence ATGATCGTACCTGTTTCCGCAGTTTTCGCCGCCGTTCTCGGCCTGTTGTTGCTGGTGTTGTCGGGAATGGTGTCCCGCTTTCGCCTGAAGTACCAGAAAAGCCTGGGGGTGACTGACGACCGGGACTTCGAGGCAGCCGTCCGCGCCCAGGCCAACCTGGTGGAGTACGCGCCCCTGGGCCTGGTGATGCTGGCCATTGCCGAATTGAACGGGGTTCCCAGTGGCATGGTGTACTGGACGGGGATGGCTTTCGTTGTGGGGCGGGTGCTCCATGCTTTTGGCATGATCAATGGCCGGGGTGGCCCTCACATTGCCAGAATGACGGGCATTCTTCTGACCTGGGCCGGCATCCTTGCCATCGCCCTACTGCTGCTCTGGAACGTGTTCCAGGTATACGGCTGA
- a CDS encoding 1-acylglycerol-3-phosphate O-acyltransferase — translation MGLIRKFLAWLTVPVICLLALVVYVARPFNPDNNRLLGWAVARVGRFFLGMERPLEGADHMPQDRPVVVIANHQHNDDLFVMGDLLPPRTVTVGKASLIWVPFFGQVFWLGGNVILNRGRSHKAIAVMQATSEAIRRDRKSLWVFPEGTRSRGRGLQSFKKGAFHAAVAAGAPITMVCASQYHDRTLGWSGRREPVAIRILPPVETAGLTVEDIPQLMAQCHQQMETAIASLAPG, via the coding sequence ATGGGATTGATCAGAAAATTTCTGGCCTGGCTGACGGTGCCGGTCATTTGTTTGCTTGCGCTGGTGGTGTATGTAGCCAGGCCCTTTAATCCGGACAATAACCGGTTGCTGGGATGGGCCGTCGCCCGGGTTGGCCGCTTCTTTCTTGGCATGGAGCGCCCGCTGGAAGGCGCTGATCACATGCCGCAGGACCGGCCTGTCGTGGTTATCGCCAACCACCAGCATAACGACGACCTGTTCGTGATGGGCGACCTGTTGCCACCCCGCACGGTCACGGTTGGCAAGGCCTCACTGATCTGGGTTCCGTTTTTTGGTCAGGTGTTCTGGCTGGGCGGCAATGTCATTCTGAACCGTGGCCGGTCCCATAAAGCCATTGCGGTAATGCAGGCCACCAGCGAAGCCATCCGTCGTGACCGCAAGAGCCTCTGGGTGTTTCCCGAGGGTACCCGCAGCCGTGGCCGCGGCCTGCAGAGCTTCAAGAAAGGCGCCTTTCATGCAGCTGTTGCTGCGGGTGCGCCGATTACCATGGTCTGTGCCAGCCAGTACCATGATCGCACCCTGGGCTGGTCCGGTCGCCGGGAGCCGGTTGCGATCCGGATTCTCCCGCCGGTGGAAACGGCGGGGCTCACCGTCGAGGATATTCCGCAGTTGATGGCTCAATGTCATCAGCAAATGGAAACTGCCATTGCGTCCCTTGCTCCGGGTTAA
- a CDS encoding OmpA family protein — MTVLILDNPELLARAAIESGLAMPALAPDGAPRKPHRMRFHYGFNKHRLDEQDLAILRQHADYLRHNPGVTVRIHGHADNFGVGEYNEFLSRLRASSAAKMLIREGVRESQILVSGWGSERPLARPEDHAANRRLELEYLTMDMAQAL; from the coding sequence ATGACTGTACTCATACTGGACAACCCGGAACTGCTTGCCAGAGCGGCCATCGAATCCGGCCTGGCGATGCCTGCACTGGCTCCGGACGGCGCCCCGCGGAAGCCACATCGCATGCGTTTTCATTACGGATTCAACAAGCATCGCCTGGATGAGCAGGACCTCGCCATTCTGCGCCAGCACGCCGACTACCTGAGGCACAACCCGGGGGTGACCGTACGCATCCATGGCCATGCCGACAATTTCGGTGTTGGTGAATACAACGAATTCCTGTCCCGCCTGCGGGCCAGCAGTGCCGCCAAAATGCTGATCCGGGAAGGGGTCAGGGAAAGCCAGATTTTGGTAAGTGGCTGGGGTAGTGAGCGCCCGCTGGCGCGCCCGGAAGACCATGCCGCCAACCGCCGTCTGGAACTGGAATACCTCACCATGGACATGGCCCAGGCGCTGTAA
- a CDS encoding GlsB/YeaQ/YmgE family stress response membrane protein yields the protein MNLILFLIIGGVAGWLAGLIMKGRGFGVLANIGIGIVGSVLGGFVFRLLGLAAQGAVGELVTATVGAVLLLAVVSAIKKA from the coding sequence ATGAATCTGATTCTTTTTCTGATTATTGGTGGTGTGGCCGGCTGGCTTGCGGGCCTGATCATGAAGGGCCGTGGCTTTGGCGTGCTGGCGAACATCGGTATCGGTATCGTCGGCTCTGTTCTGGGCGGCTTTGTTTTCCGGCTGCTGGGACTCGCCGCTCAGGGTGCTGTGGGTGAGCTGGTCACCGCCACCGTGGGCGCCGTGTTGTTACTGGCGGTGGTCAGCGCCATCAAGAAGGCCTAA
- a CDS encoding methylglyoxal synthase produces MAVKSVALVAHDNKKRELVDWVSENRTRFAALRLYASGTTGRLLKEDLGRDDIVCLLSGPLGGDQQIGAKIAEGEIDLLVFFWDPLEPQPHDPDIKALLRIAALWNIPVACNRATAEFILTSAYMTDDQHQPKKPDFSSYTGRPVN; encoded by the coding sequence ATGGCCGTCAAATCCGTCGCCCTCGTCGCCCACGACAACAAGAAGAGAGAACTGGTGGACTGGGTATCCGAAAACCGCACTCGCTTCGCCGCCCTTCGTCTTTATGCCTCCGGCACCACAGGCCGGCTGCTGAAAGAGGACCTGGGGAGGGACGATATTGTGTGCCTGCTCAGCGGCCCGCTGGGAGGCGACCAGCAGATAGGCGCCAAGATCGCGGAAGGGGAAATCGACCTGCTGGTGTTCTTCTGGGACCCGCTGGAACCCCAGCCCCATGACCCGGATATCAAGGCCCTGCTGCGCATCGCGGCGCTGTGGAATATTCCCGTGGCCTGCAATCGTGCCACCGCCGAGTTCATATTGACGTCCGCCTATATGACCGATGACCAGCACCAGCCGAAAAAGCCGGATTTCTCAAGCTACACCGGTCGCCCGGTTAACTGA
- a CDS encoding marine proteobacterial sortase target protein, with amino-acid sequence MLLTHVLPSSPAIMKPGRRTPGFTASRVSPRLRRWLEGISLWLAVLLFLFVQPLYAEASETRPEGTGEFHFIDNAGQHQASATLLDTDYRVTVSGLIADTRLRQSFRNTSQQWREGVFVFPLPENASVYGMTLTAGERVIVGEVHEKEETKRQYTKAKKEGRKVARVDQQRPNLFTTRMANIPPGETIVVEISYQQAVRYQSGEFELRLPTTLTPRYMPGQAVDNRPARWTGGWAMPTTEVSDADQISPFTVLPGDVGPDSHRATITLTINAGLPVSRVSSPSHRITSTWNGNAVEVAPESDAVLMDRDLVVRWAPARGMEPAAAVFHEQWQGEDYLLALVVPGLNRDQQLPRELVFVIDTSGSMAGESIRQARQALLRGLETVGPEDRFNVIQFNSQTHALFMESVPASANNIARARRYVQDLNANGGTEMASALDAALDDRHSGDEESPARVRQVVFITDGSVGNEAALFGRIRSQLGRSRLFTVGIGSAPNMHFMREAARYGRGTYTAISDLSDVERPLDELFGKMESPVLTDITVNWPGQTSTTEAFPDRIGDLFRGEPMVQVVRGLPDEGELDVSGRLPDGSQWQQSLRLDQAAPGKGLHRHWATQKINGLMDSGLTGQIDDDARGEVTDLGLKHQLMTKYTSFLAQEKTPSRPAEETLTTDSVPTLLPAGAQGTMLRYPQTATLSPLLIAIGLVGLMFSAAITLLQRRVFA; translated from the coding sequence ATGCTGCTCACCCATGTACTGCCATCTTCACCCGCAATCATGAAGCCCGGGCGTCGGACCCCGGGGTTTACAGCAAGCAGGGTATCCCCACGCCTACGGCGATGGCTGGAAGGGATTTCCCTTTGGCTGGCCGTGTTGCTGTTCCTGTTTGTGCAACCGTTGTACGCCGAGGCTTCCGAAACCCGCCCTGAGGGCACCGGAGAGTTCCATTTTATCGATAATGCCGGGCAACACCAGGCGTCTGCGACGCTGCTTGATACCGATTACAGGGTCACTGTCAGCGGCCTGATTGCCGATACCCGGCTGCGCCAGAGTTTTCGCAACACCAGCCAGCAGTGGCGCGAAGGCGTGTTTGTGTTTCCGCTGCCGGAGAACGCCAGTGTTTATGGCATGACCCTGACCGCCGGTGAGCGGGTGATTGTGGGCGAAGTCCATGAGAAGGAGGAAACAAAGCGCCAGTACACCAAGGCGAAGAAGGAAGGTCGCAAGGTGGCCCGAGTGGATCAGCAACGGCCCAATCTGTTTACCACCCGCATGGCGAATATCCCGCCCGGTGAAACTATCGTCGTTGAGATTAGCTACCAGCAGGCGGTGCGCTACCAGTCCGGTGAGTTCGAGCTGCGCCTGCCTACCACCCTGACACCGCGCTATATGCCTGGTCAGGCGGTGGACAACCGGCCGGCCCGGTGGACCGGAGGCTGGGCGATGCCCACCACCGAAGTCTCGGATGCAGACCAGATCAGCCCGTTCACGGTGCTGCCGGGGGATGTGGGGCCTGACAGCCACCGGGCAACCATTACTCTGACTATCAACGCAGGCTTGCCGGTCAGCCGGGTATCCAGCCCGAGCCACCGTATTACGAGCACCTGGAATGGCAATGCCGTTGAGGTGGCCCCGGAATCCGATGCCGTGCTGATGGACCGCGATCTGGTGGTGCGATGGGCCCCGGCCCGTGGCATGGAACCCGCCGCGGCTGTCTTCCATGAGCAGTGGCAGGGTGAGGATTATCTGCTGGCGCTGGTGGTGCCGGGGCTGAACCGTGACCAACAACTGCCACGGGAGCTGGTGTTCGTCATCGACACGTCCGGTTCCATGGCCGGCGAATCCATCCGCCAGGCCCGTCAGGCCTTGTTGCGTGGGCTGGAGACTGTTGGCCCGGAAGACCGTTTCAACGTCATCCAGTTCAACAGCCAGACCCACGCCCTGTTTATGGAATCGGTGCCGGCCAGTGCCAACAACATCGCCCGGGCCCGTCGCTATGTGCAGGACCTTAACGCGAATGGTGGCACCGAAATGGCTTCTGCGCTGGATGCAGCCCTGGACGACAGGCACAGCGGCGATGAGGAGTCACCCGCAAGGGTTCGGCAGGTTGTGTTCATTACCGACGGATCCGTCGGTAATGAAGCTGCCCTGTTCGGAAGAATCCGCAGCCAGTTGGGTCGCAGTCGCTTGTTTACCGTAGGCATAGGATCGGCCCCGAACATGCATTTTATGCGGGAAGCGGCGCGCTACGGCCGTGGCACCTATACCGCCATCAGCGATCTCTCTGACGTGGAGCGGCCGCTGGATGAACTGTTCGGCAAGATGGAATCGCCGGTGCTGACAGACATCACGGTCAACTGGCCCGGTCAGACATCCACAACCGAGGCCTTCCCGGACCGCATTGGCGACCTGTTCCGTGGCGAACCGATGGTGCAGGTGGTGCGCGGGCTGCCGGATGAAGGCGAGCTTGACGTCTCCGGGCGGCTGCCGGATGGCAGCCAGTGGCAGCAGTCACTGCGTCTGGATCAGGCTGCTCCGGGTAAGGGCCTGCATCGCCACTGGGCAACACAGAAGATTAATGGCCTGATGGACAGCGGGCTTACGGGCCAGATCGATGACGATGCGCGTGGGGAAGTGACCGATCTGGGGCTGAAGCACCAGCTGATGACCAAATACACCAGTTTCCTTGCGCAGGAAAAAACGCCGTCCAGGCCGGCGGAGGAGACCCTGACCACTGACAGTGTACCCACACTGCTGCCTGCCGGAGCCCAGGGCACCATGTTGCGGTATCCCCAGACCGCCACCCTGTCCCCGCTTCTGATTGCCATCGGCCTGGTGGGGCTGATGTTCTCGGCCGCCATAACCCTGCTGCAGCGGAGGGTGTTCGCATGA
- the pdsR gene encoding proteobacterial dedicated sortase system response regulator — translation MKRHIVLIEDEPAIRENYRDAFERRGYRVSAYGDRTSAFQVLRTALPDLAIIDVGLGDEPEGGFTLCQDLRSLSKTLPIIFLTARDSDIDSVHGLRLGADDYVTKDMSMDHLLARVTALLRRADAWAEALKQPDEVVHRGRLALNVDRMTAEWNAQPIDLTVTEFWMLHSLVQHPGHVRSRDQLMEAASTVLDDNTVTSHIKRIRRKFLQIDEAFDGIHTAYGMGYRWNAHEA, via the coding sequence ATGAAGCGACACATCGTGCTGATCGAAGATGAGCCCGCTATCCGGGAAAACTACCGTGATGCTTTTGAGCGCCGGGGTTACCGGGTGTCCGCCTATGGTGACCGCACCAGCGCCTTCCAGGTGCTTCGCACCGCCCTGCCGGACCTGGCCATCATCGATGTCGGCCTGGGCGACGAGCCCGAGGGCGGTTTTACCCTATGCCAGGATCTGCGAAGCCTGTCGAAAACCCTGCCGATCATTTTCCTCACCGCCCGAGACAGCGACATCGATTCAGTACACGGCCTGCGGTTGGGCGCAGACGACTACGTCACCAAGGACATGAGCATGGACCACCTGCTGGCCCGCGTCACCGCCCTGCTGCGGCGGGCAGACGCCTGGGCCGAGGCCCTGAAGCAGCCGGACGAAGTGGTGCACCGGGGCCGGCTGGCACTGAATGTGGACCGAATGACGGCGGAATGGAACGCCCAGCCCATCGACCTGACGGTAACCGAGTTCTGGATGCTGCATTCGCTGGTTCAGCACCCGGGCCATGTGCGCAGCCGTGACCAGCTGATGGAAGCCGCCAGTACGGTCCTCGACGACAACACGGTGACCTCTCACATCAAGCGGATACGCCGCAAGTTCCTGCAGATTGATGAGGCTTTCGACGGCATTCATACTGCCTATGGCATGGGGTACCGCTGGAATGCCCATGAGGCCTGA
- a CDS encoding spermidine synthase — translation MGLLFEQIDSQPSALGDITLRRRRIPALGNRDIYEVKLGDEFLMSSMFVDAEVALADLGLNAVEGDALRVVVGGLGLGYTAEAALKYERVSELLVVDALDTVIHWHQQEKVPLGKVLNEDPRCRYVLGSFFDLAVSGAGFDPEAPGKVFDAILLDIDHSPRALLNDSNASFYSAEGLGRMATHLRPGGVFAMWSNEPPDEAFMKVLSTLFTDVDAKVVSFYNPFQNRESSNTVFLARKPIS, via the coding sequence ATGGGCCTTTTGTTTGAACAGATCGACAGTCAGCCATCAGCACTGGGGGACATCACCCTCCGTCGGCGCCGTATTCCCGCGCTGGGTAACCGCGATATCTACGAGGTGAAACTGGGTGATGAATTCCTCATGTCCAGCATGTTTGTGGATGCGGAAGTGGCACTGGCGGACCTGGGCCTGAACGCAGTGGAGGGCGACGCGCTCCGGGTAGTGGTTGGCGGCCTCGGACTGGGGTACACCGCGGAAGCGGCTCTGAAGTATGAGCGGGTGAGCGAACTGCTCGTTGTGGATGCCCTGGATACGGTGATCCACTGGCACCAGCAGGAGAAAGTGCCTTTGGGCAAGGTGTTGAATGAGGACCCGCGTTGTCGCTATGTGCTGGGCAGTTTCTTTGACCTGGCAGTGTCCGGCGCCGGTTTTGACCCCGAGGCGCCAGGCAAGGTCTTCGACGCCATTCTGCTGGACATCGACCATTCCCCCAGGGCTCTGCTGAACGATTCCAACGCCAGTTTCTACAGCGCAGAAGGCCTGGGCCGGATGGCGACGCACCTGCGGCCCGGCGGCGTCTTTGCCATGTGGTCCAACGAGCCGCCCGATGAGGCCTTCATGAAGGTCCTGAGTACGCTGTTTACCGATGTGGACGCGAAGGTGGTGTCTTTCTACAACCCGTTCCAGAACCGGGAGTCGTCCAACACCGTGTTCCTGGCCAGAAAGCCGATCAGTTAA
- a CDS encoding ATP-binding protein, whose protein sequence is MATDQSIDWAETPAAVWRRHRQGLRAIRRLDPVGWSELTGIGRQQEALARNTERFLAGEPSNNALLWGARGTGKSSLIKALLNRYQGQGLRMIEVDKDDLVNLPEIVDDIAELSWRFVIFCDDLSFEVGESGYKALKSVLEGSLELPPENVRVYATSNRRHLMPEFMDDNVKSEMRGGELHPAEAIEEQVSLADRFGLQLSFYGFPQDVYLQAIDALFPQVGDRESLHREAIRFATSRGARNGRTAQQFYRQFAGDTDGFGR, encoded by the coding sequence ATGGCGACAGATCAATCCATTGACTGGGCAGAGACGCCCGCCGCCGTTTGGCGCCGCCATCGCCAGGGGTTGCGGGCCATCCGGCGGCTGGATCCGGTGGGTTGGAGCGAGCTGACCGGCATCGGCCGACAACAGGAAGCACTGGCCCGTAATACCGAACGCTTCCTCGCGGGCGAGCCCTCCAACAACGCCCTGCTCTGGGGCGCCCGGGGTACCGGCAAGTCATCGCTGATCAAGGCGCTGCTGAACCGCTACCAGGGCCAGGGGCTGCGCATGATCGAGGTGGACAAGGACGACCTGGTGAACCTGCCGGAAATTGTCGACGACATTGCCGAGTTGTCGTGGCGATTCGTGATTTTCTGCGACGATCTGTCCTTCGAGGTGGGTGAGTCCGGCTACAAGGCCCTGAAAAGTGTGCTGGAAGGCTCGCTGGAATTACCGCCAGAGAACGTGCGGGTGTATGCCACTTCCAACCGCCGCCACCTGATGCCTGAATTCATGGACGATAACGTCAAGAGTGAGATGCGTGGCGGCGAACTGCACCCGGCCGAAGCCATTGAAGAGCAGGTGTCCCTGGCGGACCGGTTTGGCCTGCAACTGTCGTTCTACGGGTTCCCCCAGGACGTGTACCTGCAGGCGATTGATGCGCTGTTTCCCCAGGTGGGCGACAGGGAATCCCTGCACCGGGAGGCCATCCGTTTCGCCACCAGCCGGGGTGCCCGCAATGGCCGCACCGCGCAACAATTCTACCGGCAGTTTGCAGGGGACACCGACGGCTTCGGTCGTTAG
- a CDS encoding ATP-binding protein — translation MTLKRQLFIASLLMLLIPWAGLQFVLELDQALRDQAARQLQGQAERVAGLAAEQLEESPAIEAGAPVIYADLLARAPNLDGYGDDWPGYDEEESRQQWQSTRQVSDSNDAEVSWQAAVNRNHLYLLIQISGRTAAFFNPGNPDQPHDRIQLHFIDGNQTSQRLIRTQAPGAINATDPAREDSTDYRISGYWQAVSNGYQAELRIPLPAPEDRFGFQVTWPGEQDVAGPASAKLVTRLPQLENRLGAMIAPGQDAWVLEPDGWVIARQTRKSEADEPEFDSLSPLQILERISLNGLRALVRFYQPEPVPLDDQTHRLKAGDLPARGLVRHRDGDTHMLVKQPLPDGRVLVLEESLDQLLALSGSTLGSVIARSVLLIIGLMLVLLGYASWLSWRITRLQRAVSASIDDDGRILGALPPARAKDELGDLSRQFSHMVDRLQGYTDYLESFSRRLSHELKTPVAVVRSSLENLSHTTDPADQASYIDRARSATDRLSQILHGMSEAARLEQSLDHAEKESFDLADVAAQTTLAYQELDADHRIYYSGPASGYSCHGSPELLVQLLDKLVDNARDFTPAQGRIEVRLRRSQGQLELSVFNEGSSLPENLTSDIFSPFVSVRTGKQEGHLGQGLLIVRLIAEHHNGQVQAVNEEGGVRFTVVLPSAP, via the coding sequence TTGACCCTCAAGCGCCAACTTTTCATTGCCAGCCTGCTGATGTTGCTGATCCCCTGGGCCGGCCTGCAGTTCGTACTGGAACTGGATCAGGCACTGCGGGACCAAGCCGCCAGGCAGCTTCAGGGCCAGGCTGAGCGCGTTGCCGGCTTGGCGGCGGAGCAACTGGAGGAGAGCCCGGCCATTGAAGCCGGAGCACCGGTAATATATGCCGATCTCCTCGCCCGCGCACCCAACCTGGACGGTTACGGCGATGACTGGCCGGGCTACGATGAGGAAGAATCCCGCCAGCAATGGCAAAGCACCCGGCAAGTCAGTGACAGCAATGACGCGGAAGTATCCTGGCAGGCGGCCGTCAATCGCAATCACCTTTATCTTCTTATCCAGATCAGTGGCCGGACAGCAGCCTTTTTCAATCCCGGCAATCCGGACCAGCCCCATGACCGGATCCAGCTTCATTTCATTGACGGCAACCAGACCAGCCAGCGCCTAATTCGCACCCAGGCACCCGGCGCCATCAACGCCACTGATCCCGCTCGCGAAGACTCGACAGACTACCGCATCAGCGGATACTGGCAGGCCGTCAGCAACGGTTACCAGGCTGAACTGAGAATCCCACTGCCGGCGCCAGAGGACCGTTTTGGCTTTCAGGTGACATGGCCGGGAGAACAGGACGTTGCCGGCCCCGCCTCAGCAAAGCTCGTTACCCGGCTGCCACAACTGGAAAACCGACTGGGGGCCATGATCGCTCCGGGCCAGGATGCCTGGGTTCTGGAGCCCGATGGCTGGGTGATTGCACGCCAGACCAGGAAATCGGAAGCCGACGAGCCGGAATTTGACAGCCTGAGCCCGCTGCAGATTCTCGAGCGCATCAGCCTGAACGGCCTGCGCGCGCTGGTGCGTTTCTACCAGCCCGAACCAGTACCACTGGACGACCAGACCCATCGCCTGAAGGCCGGGGACTTGCCCGCCCGAGGCCTGGTGCGTCATCGCGACGGCGACACCCACATGCTGGTGAAGCAGCCCCTTCCCGATGGCCGCGTGCTGGTGCTTGAAGAATCCCTGGACCAGTTGCTGGCTCTGTCTGGCAGTACCCTTGGCTCGGTGATTGCCCGTAGCGTGCTACTGATCATCGGGCTGATGCTGGTGTTACTGGGCTACGCCAGTTGGCTGTCCTGGCGCATCACCCGTCTGCAACGGGCCGTGAGTGCCAGCATTGATGACGATGGCCGTATTCTGGGCGCCCTGCCTCCTGCCAGGGCAAAGGACGAACTGGGTGACCTGTCACGACAGTTCAGCCATATGGTGGATCGCCTTCAGGGCTACACGGACTACCTGGAAAGCTTTTCCCGGCGGCTGTCCCACGAATTGAAAACGCCAGTGGCGGTGGTGCGCTCCTCCCTGGAGAACCTGAGCCACACCACAGACCCGGCCGACCAGGCCAGCTACATTGACCGTGCCCGCTCAGCTACCGACCGCCTGAGCCAGATACTGCATGGCATGAGCGAGGCTGCGCGACTGGAGCAAAGCCTCGATCACGCGGAGAAGGAAAGCTTTGACCTTGCCGACGTAGCCGCCCAGACCACCCTCGCCTACCAAGAACTGGACGCCGACCACCGCATCTACTATTCCGGCCCCGCCAGCGGGTATTCTTGCCATGGTTCACCGGAATTGCTGGTGCAGCTTCTGGACAAGCTGGTGGACAATGCCCGGGATTTCACGCCGGCACAGGGCCGGATTGAAGTACGTCTTCGTCGCAGTCAGGGGCAACTGGAACTGAGCGTGTTCAATGAAGGCTCATCATTACCGGAGAACCTCACCAGTGATATTTTCAGCCCCTTTGTTTCCGTGAGAACCGGTAAACAGGAAGGTCACCTGGGCCAGGGCCTGCTGATCGTGCGTTTGATCGCCGAGCATCACAATGGCCAGGTACAGGCTGTCAACGAAGAGGGTGGTGTGCGTTTTACAGTAGTATTGCCATCGGCCCCTTGA
- a CDS encoding class GN sortase, with protein sequence MNRLILLLATTFATVLAVGLWIPFKALAAQELLELAWAESQARQQETRPWPWADTWPVARLTLPETGQSLIVLDGAHGESLAFGPGQVLGNDDRAGPVVIAGHRDTHFRGLQHLETGSRVQLQSRDGDWRTFRVDRIRVVDSRHEQINTAQLPRDSLLLVTCYPFNGLENNGPLRYVVEATAESLMTADEANNVLSVEAVAGT encoded by the coding sequence ATGAACCGTCTGATTCTTTTGCTGGCAACAACGTTTGCAACCGTCCTTGCGGTGGGGTTGTGGATTCCCTTCAAGGCCCTTGCCGCCCAGGAACTGCTGGAACTGGCCTGGGCCGAAAGCCAGGCCCGGCAGCAGGAAACCCGCCCCTGGCCCTGGGCGGATACCTGGCCGGTGGCCCGCCTGACGTTGCCGGAAACCGGCCAGTCACTGATCGTGCTGGACGGCGCTCACGGCGAAAGCCTGGCCTTCGGGCCGGGGCAGGTGCTGGGCAATGATGACCGGGCGGGGCCGGTGGTGATTGCCGGTCACAGGGACACCCATTTCCGCGGGCTGCAGCATCTGGAAACCGGTAGCCGGGTTCAGTTGCAGAGTCGGGATGGAGACTGGCGCACCTTCCGGGTCGATCGCATCCGGGTTGTTGATAGCCGCCATGAGCAGATCAATACCGCACAGTTGCCACGGGATTCGCTGTTGCTGGTGACCTGTTACCCCTTCAATGGCCTGGAGAACAATGGTCCGCTACGCTATGTGGTGGAGGCAACGGCCGAGTCCCTGATGACCGCAGATGAGGCCAATAATGTGCTTTCCGTGGAGGCTGTTGCCGGAACCTGA
- a CDS encoding DUF3422 domain-containing protein — translation MNLPLDQLDLHPLRAELYNELHSRPFHVLPCPAQVTHIALLTTPAQRAAQFRHWQDLHIMLGVPEPVEDVSCYEATFGSLRIRREMHMEFASYTFINLGAGNDHQPFHDTGISPLPKGWLEKLTGTVVAAFHIDLQQAGEGTETDLAQIRHWFEGERLVGSSPWEGKARVWGTFRLHSDGFGRFMVLNRDMSDSQLGRLTQRLMEIETYRLMSLLALPLARETTPSLNDMDQQLAVITQSLADNRDIDEREVLADLTNIAARIEAFRAHFTFRFSATRAYHQLVLTRLEELREDELSGHLTITEFMTRRLTPAVETCESVRDRLEDLSRRVDRASDMVRTRVELAIQSQNQQLLSSMDRRSKIQLMMQHTVEGLSVVAISYYLIGLLKLALDSAHDAGLDFNKSLVLGIAIPVVMALVFFGIRLLHHRFIKLARRQ, via the coding sequence TTGAACCTCCCGCTTGACCAGCTTGATCTGCATCCCCTGAGAGCAGAGCTCTACAACGAACTCCACTCCCGGCCGTTCCACGTTCTGCCCTGCCCGGCGCAGGTCACCCATATTGCCCTGCTTACCACGCCAGCACAGCGGGCAGCCCAGTTCCGGCACTGGCAGGACCTTCATATCATGCTGGGGGTGCCCGAGCCGGTGGAAGATGTGAGCTGCTACGAGGCTACCTTTGGCTCCCTGCGTATCCGGCGTGAAATGCATATGGAGTTCGCGTCCTACACCTTTATCAACCTGGGTGCCGGTAACGATCACCAGCCCTTCCATGACACCGGCATCTCGCCATTGCCCAAAGGCTGGCTTGAAAAACTCACCGGCACCGTGGTGGCGGCCTTTCATATCGACTTGCAGCAAGCGGGCGAAGGCACGGAAACCGATCTGGCACAAATCCGCCACTGGTTCGAGGGTGAGCGGCTGGTGGGCAGCAGCCCCTGGGAGGGCAAGGCCCGGGTATGGGGAACCTTCAGGCTCCACAGCGATGGCTTCGGCCGCTTCATGGTGCTCAACCGTGACATGTCAGACAGCCAGCTGGGCCGTCTGACCCAGCGCCTGATGGAAATAGAGACCTATCGTCTGATGTCCTTGCTGGCACTGCCGCTGGCCCGGGAAACCACACCCTCACTGAACGACATGGACCAGCAACTGGCGGTTATTACCCAGTCCCTGGCTGATAACCGGGACATTGACGAGCGCGAGGTACTGGCGGACCTGACCAATATCGCAGCGCGGATCGAGGCCTTCCGCGCCCACTTCACCTTTCGCTTTTCCGCCACCCGCGCCTATCACCAACTGGTGCTGACACGACTGGAAGAATTGCGGGAAGACGAACTGTCCGGGCACCTCACCATCACCGAGTTCATGACCCGTCGGCTGACGCCCGCCGTGGAAACCTGCGAATCGGTCAGGGACCGACTGGAAGACCTGTCCCGCCGGGTGGACCGGGCATCGGATATGGTACGTACACGGGTTGAACTCGCTATCCAGAGCCAGAACCAACAGCTGTTAAGTTCCATGGACCGGCGCTCCAAAATCCAGCTGATGATGCAGCATACCGTGGAGGGGCTGTCCGTGGTGGCCATCAGCTATTACCTGATCGGGCTACTGAAACTGGCACTGGACTCCGCCCACGATGCGGGTCTGGATTTCAATAAATCGCTGGTGCTTGGCATTGCCATACCGGTAGTGATGGCCCTGGTGTTCTTCGGCATCCGGCTGTTGCATCACCGCTTTATAAAGCTCGCCCGACGACAGTAG